One Natrinema longum genomic window carries:
- a CDS encoding DUF7289 family protein, with translation MVGERNPDGSQRVGSGNRGSSPLIGIVLLFALVIMGAMLVFVAGSAMFDAIQSEANNEQTQQFVRETDHRITTVATTGTDQPLPIDEMRGNEPTITDDGNITVTWYNASSGSRSCAPVEGELRALEFELDDRTIAHQGGGIWEQTDRGVSTVSEPEIGYDGDSLQLQILELEEGDFGASDTVAKANHSRSSELTETIDTRARACSDATSIEFSIENSTYHEGWAAYLEDAVGADEYSEVSVTHKPATEDVEVQIENVRTPVDSASLLVESDNGLKHTSGNTQPVEFGDKLHFQATLNNTGSERVSAPTMRVAVDGGTVVSDNSASGGSGAVPGNKEKERSVKIDSKDYEDDLSPGETYHYTIQTLDESGDIDDTLDDPGEFYLGESGSNFTVNDIETTPADGDNATISAEITNIGVDEGDRTVTIDFDEYNVSASEELTLDYGATGTVNWTVNKTALPYEPNEFEVGTGDDTATGTIVGEATGEAKNAFTVVEDNGVGDDQIVTDEEPFTVEAVVENTYADEQSRDVALTIPNADVTMSEPTTLESGERETVSFTVDPTEHDLEAGTVYEYNVTAGEEGLSEPGSFYVGKPGTNFELSNENVTVDENVTVTADLENTGVESGSQTVTLDLEYLDEMPAELEDESPYGRIFEGAVNRSFGESDTIEMGFNGTKLLDGEYQATIQTEDGVKTTNFTVDAGIDPGRVGLGEVDDANVSVDVVGSQVSGNTRRGNPWYGYEYVHILSPMTLDVVANGGTEHSFENPSGGDNINTGPTWQDKTGDSYTYNFTVESETELTLRNTRYRSCDDRSTDPDELPHYSDPEDRSLEWCNNVPTTSVFGPIDASQGQNLQNVRVRSAENNTIPALPAGADQQISATEVLEERGLVKNEDELDLGPGEFVFLFENTANCGRGCDDDDIDALWDDAVEAYNENPDATNDPDFNDLIVYVQVERAGVDPGTPSITIMPGGGDSTDVDTGDGSKTGDGPDEVDPSLEGDADEGAGPDVGTGTSDNDVTGGMTGDTGVDVDADHIVIG, from the coding sequence ATGGTGGGAGAAAGAAACCCGGATGGTTCCCAGCGGGTGGGCTCAGGGAACCGTGGCTCGAGTCCGCTTATCGGAATCGTACTGCTGTTTGCGCTCGTGATCATGGGTGCGATGCTCGTCTTCGTCGCCGGCTCGGCGATGTTCGATGCGATCCAATCGGAAGCTAACAACGAACAGACCCAGCAGTTCGTCAGGGAAACCGATCACAGAATAACGACCGTCGCAACGACGGGAACGGATCAGCCGCTGCCGATCGACGAGATGCGGGGGAACGAACCGACGATTACGGACGACGGGAATATTACTGTCACGTGGTATAATGCCTCGAGCGGGAGTCGTAGTTGTGCCCCCGTCGAGGGCGAACTCCGCGCACTCGAGTTCGAACTCGACGATCGGACGATCGCCCATCAGGGTGGTGGCATCTGGGAGCAAACCGATCGGGGTGTCAGCACCGTCTCGGAGCCCGAAATCGGCTACGACGGCGATTCGTTACAGCTCCAGATCCTGGAACTCGAGGAGGGTGATTTCGGAGCGAGCGACACGGTTGCGAAAGCGAATCACAGCCGGTCGTCGGAGCTAACCGAGACGATCGACACTCGTGCCAGAGCCTGCAGTGACGCGACCTCGATCGAGTTCAGCATCGAAAACAGTACGTACCACGAGGGATGGGCGGCGTATCTCGAGGACGCAGTCGGTGCGGATGAGTACAGCGAGGTGTCCGTAACCCACAAGCCAGCCACCGAAGACGTCGAAGTGCAAATCGAGAACGTCAGGACGCCGGTCGATAGCGCATCACTGCTGGTGGAGTCCGACAACGGACTCAAACACACGAGTGGGAACACTCAGCCGGTCGAATTCGGAGACAAGTTGCACTTCCAGGCGACGCTGAACAACACCGGAAGTGAAAGGGTTTCGGCACCAACGATGCGCGTCGCGGTCGATGGTGGGACAGTCGTCTCGGACAACAGTGCCAGTGGCGGCAGTGGGGCTGTTCCCGGCAACAAAGAGAAAGAGAGGTCGGTCAAAATCGATTCGAAGGACTACGAGGATGACCTCTCGCCCGGTGAGACGTACCACTACACGATCCAAACACTCGATGAGTCCGGTGATATCGACGATACGCTCGATGATCCTGGGGAGTTCTACCTCGGTGAATCAGGGTCGAACTTCACTGTCAACGACATCGAAACGACGCCAGCCGACGGCGACAACGCGACTATTAGCGCCGAGATCACGAACATCGGCGTCGACGAAGGCGACCGGACCGTGACCATCGACTTCGATGAGTACAACGTCTCTGCAAGCGAGGAGTTGACCCTCGACTACGGGGCGACCGGGACGGTCAACTGGACGGTCAACAAAACTGCACTGCCCTACGAGCCAAACGAGTTCGAAGTCGGGACCGGTGACGACACTGCAACCGGGACCATCGTTGGTGAAGCCACCGGAGAGGCAAAAAACGCGTTCACCGTCGTTGAGGACAACGGCGTCGGGGACGATCAGATCGTCACCGACGAGGAACCGTTCACCGTCGAAGCCGTCGTCGAAAACACGTACGCCGACGAGCAGTCACGAGACGTCGCGTTGACGATTCCGAACGCCGACGTCACCATGTCCGAGCCGACGACGCTCGAGAGCGGCGAAAGAGAGACGGTCTCGTTTACCGTCGATCCGACCGAGCACGATCTCGAGGCCGGGACGGTCTACGAGTACAACGTCACGGCCGGCGAGGAAGGCTTGAGCGAGCCGGGATCGTTCTACGTCGGCAAGCCGGGGACGAACTTCGAGCTGTCGAACGAGAACGTCACGGTCGATGAGAACGTCACCGTCACGGCCGATCTGGAAAACACCGGCGTCGAGTCCGGCTCACAGACCGTCACGCTCGATCTCGAATATCTCGACGAGATGCCGGCCGAGCTCGAGGACGAAAGTCCGTACGGACGGATCTTCGAAGGAGCAGTCAACCGGTCGTTCGGCGAGTCGGACACCATCGAGATGGGTTTCAATGGGACCAAACTCCTCGATGGAGAGTACCAGGCAACGATTCAGACTGAGGACGGAGTTAAAACGACGAACTTCACCGTTGATGCTGGGATCGATCCCGGCCGGGTCGGTCTGGGTGAGGTCGACGACGCGAACGTGAGCGTCGATGTCGTTGGCTCACAGGTCTCCGGTAACACCAGACGCGGGAATCCCTGGTACGGTTACGAGTACGTTCATATACTCTCACCGATGACCCTCGACGTGGTCGCGAACGGCGGGACGGAACACTCCTTCGAAAACCCCAGCGGCGGCGATAACATCAATACCGGGCCGACGTGGCAGGACAAGACTGGTGACAGTTACACGTACAACTTCACGGTCGAGAGCGAGACGGAACTCACCCTCCGAAATACCAGATACAGGTCGTGCGACGACCGAAGCACGGACCCCGACGAGTTACCACACTACTCGGATCCCGAGGACCGATCGCTCGAATGGTGTAACAACGTCCCGACGACCTCCGTATTCGGTCCGATCGACGCATCACAGGGTCAGAACCTGCAGAACGTCCGCGTTCGAAGCGCGGAGAACAATACGATTCCGGCGCTTCCTGCGGGCGCGGACCAACAGATCAGTGCCACCGAGGTCCTCGAGGAGCGAGGCCTGGTGAAAAACGAGGACGAACTCGATCTCGGACCTGGCGAGTTCGTGTTCCTCTTCGAAAACACGGCCAACTGCGGGCGAGGGTGTGACGACGATGACATCGACGCGCTCTGGGACGACGCAGTCGAAGCCTACAACGAAAACCCCGATGCAACCAACGACCCGGACTTCAACGATCTGATCGTGTACGTGCAGGTCGAACGTGCGGGTGTCGATCCCGGAACGCCCAGTATCACGATCATGCCCGGTGGCGGCGACTCGACCGATGTCGACACTGGTGACGGTAGCAAGACAGGCGACGGGCCCGACGAAGTCGATCCGAGCCTCGAGGGAGACGCCGACGAAGGCGCAGGACCCGATGTCGGAACCGGGACGTCCGACAACGACGTGACGGGCGGCATGACGGGTGACACCGGCGTCGATGTCGACGCTGATCACATCGTGATCGGCTGA
- a CDS encoding DUF7344 domain-containing protein, giving the protein MATTSESKPATAGATGQDDQSREGEIFDLLSNQRRRYAIHYCKREGEPVPLGDLAEHVAAWELEKEVAEITSAERKRVYTSLQQTHLPTLERADVIEFDDRTIELTDEAAELDVYLDIVPGDSIPWGVYYLGLAAVGSVVMAGLWLEVIPTETVPQLGWATAVFGLFAVSAVVHVVQNRRMRLGEMERPP; this is encoded by the coding sequence ATGGCGACAACCAGCGAGAGCAAACCGGCTACAGCGGGGGCGACGGGTCAGGACGATCAGTCGCGGGAAGGCGAAATTTTCGACCTGTTGAGCAACCAGCGTCGCCGGTACGCTATCCACTACTGCAAACGCGAGGGTGAACCGGTTCCACTCGGCGATCTCGCCGAACACGTCGCCGCCTGGGAGCTCGAGAAGGAAGTCGCGGAGATTACGTCCGCCGAGCGAAAGCGCGTCTATACGTCCCTCCAGCAGACACACCTGCCGACGCTCGAGCGAGCCGACGTGATCGAGTTCGACGACCGGACGATCGAGCTCACCGACGAGGCGGCAGAGCTGGATGTCTACCTCGACATCGTGCCCGGCGATTCGATCCCGTGGGGCGTTTACTATCTGGGGCTTGCCGCAGTCGGTTCGGTCGTGATGGCGGGGCTGTGGCTCGAGGTGATCCCCACGGAGACGGTTCCGCAATTGGGGTGGGCGACGGCGGTGTTTGGTCTGTTCGCCGTCTCCGCTGTCGTTCACGTGGTACAGAATCGACGGATGCGACTCGGGGAGATGGAGCGGCCGCCGTAA
- a CDS encoding polymer-forming cytoskeletal protein, whose product MTLTTNVDEGQDLAIANGFDSPVAAGSATDLTVQCDGGGSSGTQPITVTITEASTTGIVVEQATITVDVDYQCTGNNGGGGGTGPASFEADDVDADGPTQRFRFNADALGNKDTATIDLSDAQQNAGVDYTGASATLVSGQDARSFGFDDATQEITYQAQGNVGGTLEIELTGFEITGDQGGTAYYSDDQGRSDSASFSVPAIASNGEDVTTDGDVVIRAGETSGDIDAGGDLTAEDASKIDGSIDVDGEVTLNGKVEAIERIDAGGDVTTGAESSVKNDITAETGSVTTGAESTVKGSVDAAESVTVEEKGVIDNDVTAGADVVLQEDAVVKGDVTAGGCVTVETGAEVKGQIDDNCP is encoded by the coding sequence ATGACGCTCACGACGAACGTCGATGAGGGCCAGGACCTCGCGATCGCGAACGGGTTCGATTCGCCGGTGGCTGCCGGTTCAGCGACCGACCTCACGGTTCAGTGTGACGGTGGTGGCTCGAGCGGGACCCAACCCATAACTGTGACCATCACGGAGGCGTCGACGACTGGAATCGTCGTAGAACAGGCCACGATAACTGTCGATGTCGACTATCAGTGTACCGGCAATAACGGCGGCGGTGGTGGAACTGGGCCGGCGAGTTTCGAAGCGGACGACGTTGACGCCGACGGACCGACCCAGCGATTCCGATTCAACGCCGATGCGCTCGGGAACAAAGATACCGCGACGATCGATCTCAGTGACGCACAACAGAACGCGGGCGTCGATTACACGGGAGCAAGCGCGACGCTCGTCAGTGGGCAGGACGCTCGCAGTTTCGGGTTCGACGATGCCACACAGGAGATCACGTACCAGGCACAGGGTAACGTCGGTGGGACGCTCGAAATCGAACTCACCGGATTCGAGATCACTGGTGATCAGGGTGGGACCGCGTATTACTCCGACGACCAAGGGCGGAGCGACAGCGCATCCTTCTCGGTCCCTGCGATCGCCAGCAACGGCGAAGACGTCACGACCGACGGTGACGTGGTCATCAGAGCAGGCGAGACGTCGGGCGATATCGATGCAGGTGGTGACTTGACGGCGGAGGACGCCAGCAAAATCGACGGCTCGATCGACGTCGATGGCGAAGTCACCCTCAACGGTAAAGTCGAGGCGATCGAGCGTATCGACGCCGGGGGCGACGTAACGACTGGCGCCGAGAGTAGCGTAAAGAACGATATCACCGCTGAAACGGGTAGCGTAACGACGGGTGCCGAAAGCACTGTCAAAGGGAGTGTCGACGCTGCAGAGAGCGTGACCGTCGAAGAGAAAGGCGTGATTGACAACGACGTCACCGCCGGCGCGGATGTCGTGCTCCAAGAAGACGCGGTCGTCAAAGGTGACGTCACCGCCGGCGGCTGTGTCACGGTAGAAACCGGTGCGGAAGTCAAGGGACAGATCGACGACAACTGCCCGTGA
- a CDS encoding ribosome biogenesis/translation initiation ATPase RLI, whose amino-acid sequence MADDSIAVVDLDRCQPDRCSYECKNYCPPNRTGKECITLRGEEAAEGQPEQIHISEEICLGETCGICVEKCPFDAIEIINLPQELQDEPVHRYGENAFSLYGLPAPQEGQVTGILGPNGIGKTTAVRILAGELEPNLGRHEAAPGWDEVLEAYRGTELQDYIADVRDGDITIARKPQYVDQIPNSFDGNTRQLLERTDERGALDELVERLSIGPVMEQSIDDLSGGELQRVAIAATLARDTDFYFLDEVTPYLDIGQRVTAARLIRELAEEEDKSVLVVEHDLAILDLLADTLHVAYGEPGAYGVITSPKSVRNGINEYLSGYLDNENMRIRPNPIEFEEHAPRSVTRADTLVEYPDLTKSYGDGEFSLEVEGGTIRENEVLGVVGPNGIGKSTFAKLLTGNLGPDEGDADLDLNISYKPQYVTIDQHMRVDAFLSSITDQFGSSYWNTEIAQPLQLERIMEQNLSDLSGGERQRVAIAACLSDSADLYLLDEPSAHLDVEQRVQAAKAIRRFAEQQDATVMVIDHDIYMMDLLADRLMVFDGEPAVHGRAGQPQQMRDGMNEFLANLEVTFRRDERTSRPRINKPESQLDRQQKSEGEYYYAP is encoded by the coding sequence ATGGCCGACGATAGCATCGCCGTCGTAGACCTAGATCGGTGTCAGCCCGACCGGTGTAGCTACGAGTGCAAGAACTACTGTCCGCCGAATCGCACGGGGAAAGAGTGTATCACGCTTCGCGGCGAGGAGGCCGCGGAAGGCCAACCCGAGCAGATCCACATCTCCGAGGAGATCTGTCTGGGCGAAACCTGTGGTATCTGCGTCGAGAAGTGTCCGTTCGACGCCATCGAGATCATCAACCTCCCGCAGGAACTGCAAGACGAGCCGGTCCACCGCTACGGCGAGAACGCCTTCTCGCTGTACGGCCTTCCCGCGCCACAGGAGGGGCAGGTCACCGGTATTCTCGGCCCCAACGGGATCGGGAAGACGACGGCCGTCCGGATCCTCGCCGGCGAACTCGAGCCCAACCTCGGCCGTCACGAAGCGGCGCCGGGATGGGACGAGGTCCTGGAAGCGTACCGCGGGACCGAGCTACAGGACTACATCGCCGACGTGCGCGACGGTGACATCACGATCGCACGCAAGCCCCAGTACGTCGATCAGATCCCGAACAGTTTCGACGGCAACACCCGTCAGCTACTCGAGCGGACCGACGAGCGGGGTGCCCTCGACGAACTGGTCGAGCGGCTCTCGATCGGCCCCGTCATGGAGCAGTCGATCGACGACCTCTCCGGTGGAGAGTTGCAGCGTGTAGCCATCGCGGCCACGCTCGCCCGGGATACGGACTTCTACTTCCTCGACGAGGTGACACCGTATCTGGACATCGGTCAGCGAGTCACTGCGGCACGCCTGATCCGCGAACTCGCCGAAGAGGAAGACAAGTCCGTCCTCGTCGTCGAACACGACCTCGCAATCTTGGACCTGCTCGCGGACACGCTCCACGTTGCCTACGGTGAGCCGGGTGCCTACGGTGTGATCACCTCGCCCAAGTCCGTCCGCAACGGGATCAACGAGTACCTCTCGGGCTATCTGGACAACGAGAACATGCGGATCCGGCCCAACCCGATCGAGTTCGAGGAACACGCGCCTCGAAGCGTGACCCGCGCCGACACGCTCGTCGAGTACCCGGACCTTACGAAGAGCTACGGCGACGGCGAGTTCAGCCTCGAGGTCGAGGGCGGCACGATCCGGGAGAACGAAGTCCTGGGCGTCGTCGGCCCCAACGGGATCGGGAAGTCGACCTTCGCCAAGTTGCTGACCGGGAACCTCGGGCCGGACGAAGGCGACGCCGATCTCGATCTGAACATCTCGTATAAACCCCAGTACGTCACCATCGACCAGCACATGCGGGTCGACGCCTTCCTCTCCTCGATCACCGACCAGTTCGGCTCGTCCTACTGGAACACCGAGATCGCCCAGCCCCTCCAGTTGGAACGGATCATGGAGCAGAACCTCTCCGATCTCTCCGGCGGTGAACGCCAGCGGGTCGCGATTGCGGCCTGCCTCTCCGATTCGGCGGATCTCTACCTGCTCGACGAGCCCTCCGCACACCTCGACGTCGAACAGCGGGTCCAGGCCGCGAAGGCGATCCGGCGCTTCGCCGAACAGCAGGATGCCACCGTGATGGTCATCGATCACGACATCTACATGATGGACCTGCTCGCGGACCGGCTGATGGTCTTCGACGGCGAACCCGCCGTCCACGGCCGTGCCGGCCAGCCACAGCAGATGCGCGACGGCATGAACGAGTTCCTCGCGAACCTCGAGGTCACGTTCCGCCGGGACGAGCGCACCTCTCGACCCCGGATCAACAAGCCCGAGTCGCAGCTGGATCGCCAGCAGAAAAGCGAGGGCGAGTACTACTACGCGCCGTAA
- a CDS encoding archaemetzincin family Zn-dependent metalloprotease: MLVDIVPVGNVPAEVKRAASTALRSVYDCDVSVNDSQSVPNGAYDSDRNQYSAETFIQLAERVGRGEKNIAITPQDLFYRRRNYVFGLAYLDGSGSVVSTYRLQTSSDGGFSNQSAADIFQDRVRKEIVHEIGHTYGLEHCDNNRCVMNFSPTVREVDIKEENLCGSCQRLIS, translated from the coding sequence ATGCTCGTCGATATCGTGCCGGTCGGCAACGTGCCCGCCGAGGTCAAGCGAGCGGCCTCCACTGCGTTGCGATCGGTCTACGACTGCGACGTGTCGGTCAACGACTCGCAGTCGGTCCCCAACGGAGCCTACGACTCCGACCGGAACCAGTACTCCGCCGAAACGTTCATTCAACTGGCCGAACGGGTCGGCCGTGGCGAAAAGAACATCGCGATCACACCACAGGACCTCTTCTATCGCCGCCGCAACTACGTCTTCGGGCTCGCTTACCTCGACGGCAGCGGCAGCGTCGTCTCTACCTACCGGCTCCAGACCTCCAGCGACGGCGGCTTCTCGAATCAAAGCGCCGCCGACATCTTTCAGGATCGCGTCCGCAAGGAGATCGTCCACGAGATCGGCCACACCTACGGCCTCGAGCACTGCGACAACAACCGCTGTGTGATGAACTTCTCGCCGACGGTCCGCGAGGTCGACATCAAAGAGGAGAACCTCTGTGGGAGCTGTCAGCGGCTGATTAGCTGA
- a CDS encoding UPF0146 family protein, whose product MAHSRRNPDAILAHLSAYERAVEIGIGRRTELARALAARGVSVTATDVHDRAVPEGVTFVRDDIVDPDPSVYADADVVYARNLPPELHRPALEAARDADAEFLFTTLGGDSPAVPVERVTVDEGTLYVARAPSDDRGPSRVS is encoded by the coding sequence ATGGCCCACTCTCGCCGGAATCCGGATGCAATACTTGCGCATCTCTCCGCCTACGAGCGAGCCGTCGAGATCGGGATCGGCCGTCGAACCGAACTGGCCCGAGCGCTGGCCGCGAGGGGCGTCTCGGTTACTGCGACGGACGTTCACGATCGAGCGGTACCGGAGGGGGTGACGTTCGTTCGCGACGATATCGTCGACCCCGATCCGTCGGTCTACGCGGATGCAGACGTCGTCTACGCACGGAATCTCCCGCCGGAACTGCATCGACCGGCACTCGAGGCGGCGCGCGATGCCGACGCCGAGTTCCTGTTTACGACGCTCGGTGGCGACAGCCCGGCAGTCCCCGTCGAACGGGTGACGGTCGACGAGGGGACGCTGTACGTCGCTCGAGCGCCTTCGGACGACCGCGGCCCGAGTCGCGTCTCGTAG
- a CDS encoding ubiquitin-like small modifier protein 1: MEIDLRFFATFREAVGEKERTRTVDDDATVGDVLTALESDYEGLEGRLLEDGTIRPQLSVLKNGRNVVHMAGAETRLDAGDVVSVFPPVAGG, from the coding sequence ATGGAAATCGATCTCCGGTTTTTCGCGACCTTCCGTGAGGCCGTCGGGGAGAAAGAGCGAACGCGAACGGTCGACGACGACGCCACCGTCGGCGACGTACTCACTGCGCTCGAGTCCGACTACGAGGGCCTCGAGGGGCGACTGCTCGAGGACGGCACGATCCGACCACAGCTGAGTGTACTGAAAAACGGCCGAAACGTGGTGCACATGGCAGGTGCCGAGACGCGGTTGGACGCCGGCGACGTCGTGTCGGTGTTTCCGCCGGTCGCGGGCGGATAA
- a CDS encoding AzlC family ABC transporter permease encodes METDGSDGDRGHGGRAGKPADEQAGERPTTAGAAGREAVTFEWDGIRAGFFTCLPIALGVGGYGVAFGVLARRAGLSVAEATLMSATVLAGAAQIVAVELWADPLPVATIVLATLAINLRYSLMGAALGPWLDELSSIRSYGSLLLMADENWALTMRELTSGSGRGGFLFGTGIAIWVFWVASTIVGATAGGAIGDPARYGIDFVLAAVFVALAVELWEGRSTLVPWLVALSTAIVAAAVVPGQWYILLGGFAAAAVEVIRYDQ; translated from the coding sequence ATGGAAACCGACGGCAGCGACGGCGATCGCGGCCACGGCGGCCGCGCCGGGAAACCGGCGGACGAGCAGGCTGGCGAGCGTCCGACAACGGCGGGTGCCGCCGGCCGCGAGGCGGTGACCTTCGAGTGGGACGGGATCCGTGCCGGATTCTTCACCTGTCTCCCGATCGCGCTCGGCGTCGGCGGGTACGGCGTCGCCTTCGGGGTGCTCGCTCGTAGGGCCGGGCTGAGCGTTGCGGAGGCGACGCTGATGAGTGCGACCGTTTTGGCCGGTGCCGCCCAGATCGTCGCCGTCGAGCTCTGGGCGGACCCGCTCCCCGTCGCGACGATCGTCCTCGCGACGCTCGCGATCAACCTGCGGTACTCCCTGATGGGTGCGGCGCTGGGTCCGTGGCTCGACGAACTCTCTTCGATCCGGAGCTACGGGAGCCTCCTGTTGATGGCCGACGAGAACTGGGCGCTGACGATGCGCGAGCTCACGTCCGGCAGCGGGCGCGGCGGGTTCCTCTTCGGGACCGGTATCGCAATCTGGGTGTTCTGGGTCGCGTCGACGATCGTCGGAGCGACTGCCGGGGGTGCGATCGGCGATCCGGCTCGATACGGCATCGACTTCGTCCTCGCGGCGGTCTTCGTCGCGCTCGCCGTCGAACTCTGGGAGGGGCGCTCGACGCTCGTCCCGTGGCTCGTCGCGCTTTCGACCGCCATCGTCGCGGCGGCGGTCGTCCCGGGCCAGTGGTACATCCTGCTTGGCGGCTTCGCGGCCGCCGCCGTCGAGGTGATCCGCTATGATCAGTGA
- a CDS encoding AzlD family protein, with protein sequence MISEDALALDPLIVGAILAMALVTAATKVGGFWFLRRIEVSERLEAGLAVLPGAIVIAILGPELAGGGPAEWGGAGVVLLVMWRTENILLSLCGGVGAVVLFRTLL encoded by the coding sequence ATGATCAGTGAGGATGCTCTCGCGCTCGACCCCCTGATCGTCGGTGCGATCCTCGCGATGGCACTCGTGACGGCAGCGACGAAAGTCGGCGGCTTCTGGTTCCTCCGCCGGATCGAGGTGAGCGAGCGACTCGAGGCGGGATTGGCGGTCCTGCCGGGAGCGATCGTGATCGCGATCCTCGGGCCGGAACTGGCCGGCGGCGGCCCGGCGGAATGGGGTGGGGCCGGCGTCGTCTTGCTCGTCATGTGGCGAACGGAGAACATCCTGCTGTCGCTGTGTGGCGGTGTCGGGGCCGTGGTCCTGTTTCGGACGCTACTGTGA
- a CDS encoding pyridoxamine 5'-phosphate oxidase family protein: MAIDQETEMTDAEIDDFLSRHETGVLSLARTDDPYAIPISYGYDDDDRVFYMRMVSTPDSEKRQFLESAPQARLVVYDDAGSTYRSVIATGSLESIEPSELTAGQIAQYGDTKRPLFEIWAEGKEALNIELYRLTPASLDGRRTEIDREE, translated from the coding sequence ATGGCTATCGACCAGGAAACCGAGATGACGGACGCGGAGATCGACGATTTCCTCAGTCGTCACGAGACTGGGGTGTTGTCGCTCGCGCGGACGGACGACCCCTATGCGATCCCGATCTCGTACGGCTACGACGACGACGACCGAGTGTTCTACATGCGGATGGTGTCGACCCCCGACAGCGAGAAGCGCCAGTTCCTCGAGTCCGCGCCACAAGCGCGGCTCGTCGTTTACGATGATGCCGGCTCGACGTACCGGAGCGTCATCGCCACGGGCTCACTCGAGAGCATCGAGCCGTCGGAGCTGACGGCGGGCCAGATCGCCCAGTATGGGGATACGAAACGGCCGCTGTTCGAGATCTGGGCCGAGGGAAAGGAGGCACTGAACATCGAACTCTACCGGCTCACACCGGCATCACTCGACGGACGGCGGACTGAAATCGATCGCGAGGAGTGA
- a CDS encoding DUF7560 family zinc ribbon protein, whose product MSRYEFTCPECGQEIEVNESMREATLAHGCPVCGSSVTSSAFATEQQTK is encoded by the coding sequence ATGAGTAGATACGAGTTTACGTGCCCGGAATGCGGGCAGGAGATCGAAGTCAACGAATCGATGCGCGAGGCCACGCTGGCACACGGCTGTCCGGTCTGTGGTTCGTCGGTTACGTCCTCGGCGTTCGCCACCGAACAACAGACGAAGTGA
- a CDS encoding helix-turn-helix domain-containing protein, which translates to MVSGIRAEVKIDDPPDCVVGQASAETNGRVHSVSKSTSPSTPERVTEEFLLEAETYPDEFDVDVELSAIFSYGSSTVYRFERELGRGCPCECIEEHDCPVVDVRTQGAALYLTFHAPDMHGLQAIIGELRDRYANLDVQRLLQSQQDHDERNLVFVDRSLLTDRQTEVLETAHRMGYFEHPKRANAGEVAAELDITGTTFTEHLAAAQTKLLDAILDHE; encoded by the coding sequence ATGGTTTCGGGGATTCGAGCGGAGGTAAAAATCGACGATCCGCCCGACTGCGTCGTCGGACAGGCCTCCGCCGAGACGAACGGACGGGTCCACTCGGTTTCGAAGAGCACCAGTCCATCCACGCCCGAGCGCGTCACCGAGGAGTTCCTGCTCGAGGCCGAGACCTACCCCGACGAGTTCGACGTCGATGTGGAGCTCTCGGCGATCTTTTCCTACGGCTCGAGCACGGTCTACCGGTTCGAGCGCGAACTCGGCCGCGGTTGTCCCTGCGAGTGTATCGAGGAACACGATTGTCCGGTCGTCGACGTCCGCACGCAGGGGGCGGCGCTCTATCTGACCTTCCACGCGCCGGATATGCACGGCTTGCAGGCGATCATCGGCGAGTTGCGGGATCGCTACGCGAACCTCGACGTCCAGCGGCTGCTCCAGTCCCAACAGGACCACGACGAACGAAACCTCGTCTTCGTCGACCGGAGCCTGCTGACGGACCGCCAGACCGAGGTCCTGGAGACGGCCCACCGGATGGGCTACTTCGAACACCCCAAACGCGCCAACGCCGGCGAGGTCGCCGCCGAACTCGACATTACCGGCACGACGTTCACAGAGCACCTCGCTGCGGCCCAGACGAAGCTCCTCGACGCCATCCTCGATCACGAATAG